Proteins encoded within one genomic window of Cellulomonas xiejunii:
- a CDS encoding Trm112 family protein, which produces MTASDGPATDLEPWARALLRCPVTGAELVDGVSDDGSPVLVSTDPERPLVYPVVDGIPVLLVDEARPAS; this is translated from the coding sequence ATGACGGCGAGCGACGGACCCGCGACCGACCTCGAGCCCTGGGCTCGCGCCCTCCTGCGGTGTCCTGTCACGGGTGCCGAGCTGGTCGACGGCGTGTCCGACGACGGCTCGCCGGTGCTGGTCTCGACCGACCCGGAGCGTCCGCTCGTCTACCCGGTGGTCGACGGCATCCCCGTCCTGCTCGTCGACGAGGCGCGACCGGCGTCCTGA
- a CDS encoding metallopeptidase family protein: MRRRGADVVAALGPAAPARRRDRRGRGLRGPVLPMGAPAYRTRAERFDDLVLDAVEDLERRWARQLEGAEFAVEDVPPSNPAPWEHGGVPLGRYFPADAGLPHRIVVYRRPIEARAADPTDLADLVRDVVVEQVAHLLGRGPEEVDPGYDDGH; encoded by the coding sequence CTGCGTCGCCGGGGGGCCGACGTCGTCGCCGCACTCGGCCCCGCCGCCCCCGCGCGCCGTCGCGACCGCCGCGGGCGCGGCCTGCGCGGCCCGGTGCTCCCGATGGGAGCCCCGGCGTACCGCACGCGCGCCGAACGGTTCGACGACCTCGTGCTCGACGCGGTCGAGGACCTGGAGCGGCGATGGGCACGGCAGCTCGAGGGCGCGGAGTTCGCGGTCGAGGACGTACCGCCGTCCAACCCCGCACCGTGGGAGCACGGCGGCGTTCCGCTCGGTCGCTACTTCCCCGCGGACGCCGGCCTCCCGCACCGCATCGTGGTCTACCGACGCCCGATCGAGGCGCGCGCCGCCGACCCCACCGACCTCGCGGACCTGGTGCGCGACGTCGTCGTCGAGCAGGTGGCGCATCTCCTCGGCCGCGGCCCGGAGGAGGTCGACCCGGGCTATGACGACGGGCACTGA
- a CDS encoding glycosyltransferase family 2 protein — translation MTTPPSPEPVDVRTPARDTAAPLVRVVCVVYHPGDELARFAATLATASSTPVELVVVDNGTDHTIAESVVEQAGGQLVVPGSNLGYGAAANRGAAGADTPWIVVANSDIEWTPGSLERLVAAGEEQPSAGSLGPMLLNTDGTTYPSARALPSLRQGAGHAIFARVWPGNPWTRGYHARQESTGGYLREAGWLSGACLLLRREAFEQVGGFDETYFMFFEDVDLGERLGRAGWENLYVPDVRVTHVGGTSWRERPAPMIRAHHASARQYLERRYPHWYQAPMRWALRAGLSMRERAQLRDSPR, via the coding sequence ATGACCACGCCCCCCTCCCCCGAGCCGGTCGACGTGCGAACCCCCGCGCGTGACACGGCTGCCCCGCTCGTCCGGGTCGTCTGCGTCGTGTACCACCCGGGCGACGAGCTCGCCCGCTTCGCCGCGACGCTCGCGACCGCGTCGAGCACGCCCGTCGAGCTCGTCGTCGTCGACAACGGCACCGACCACACCATCGCCGAGTCCGTCGTCGAGCAGGCCGGCGGACAGCTCGTCGTGCCCGGCTCGAACCTCGGGTACGGCGCGGCGGCGAACCGCGGCGCGGCGGGCGCGGACACGCCGTGGATCGTCGTGGCGAACTCGGACATCGAGTGGACGCCCGGCTCCCTCGAGCGACTCGTCGCCGCAGGTGAGGAGCAGCCGAGCGCCGGCTCGCTCGGCCCGATGCTGCTCAACACGGACGGCACGACCTACCCGTCCGCGCGCGCGCTGCCGTCGCTGCGCCAGGGCGCGGGTCATGCGATCTTCGCGCGGGTGTGGCCCGGCAACCCGTGGACGCGCGGCTACCACGCGCGCCAGGAGTCGACCGGCGGCTACCTCCGCGAGGCCGGCTGGCTGTCGGGCGCGTGCCTGCTCCTGCGCCGGGAGGCGTTCGAGCAGGTCGGCGGCTTCGACGAGACGTACTTCATGTTCTTCGAGGACGTCGACCTCGGCGAGCGGCTGGGCCGGGCCGGCTGGGAGAACCTGTACGTGCCCGACGTGCGCGTGACGCACGTCGGGGGCACGTCGTGGCGCGAGCGACCTGCCCCGATGATCCGGGCGCACCACGCGAGTGCACGGCAGTACCTCGAGCGCCGCTACCCGCACTGGTACCAGGCGCCGATGCGCTGGGCGCTGCGGGCGGGGCTCAGCATGCGCGAACGGGCGCAGCTGCGCGACTCCCCGCGCTGA
- a CDS encoding RDD family protein, with the protein MTATTPRPTQLQDGVVIGEGVVLDSRPASVASRLLAAIVDLVALLVLVIAALLVLDNISLELDQYTSRILLIVVVVTVMIVLPTTIETLTRGRSLGKLVAGVRIVRDDGGPIVFRQAFVRALTGVVELWLTFGSVAVICSISHPRGKRVGDVLAGTYGSRVRAAAPVRNPAVMPPQLAGWAAHADVARLPDGLALAVRQFLGRANLLHPGSRAELGTRLAGDLQPYVSPPPPSGTHPEAFLSAVLAERGRRETLVELERVRREQAESVLLRRLPHGVPDPDV; encoded by the coding sequence GTGACCGCCACGACGCCCCGCCCGACGCAGCTGCAGGACGGTGTCGTCATCGGCGAGGGGGTCGTGCTGGACTCGCGGCCCGCATCGGTCGCCTCACGCCTGCTCGCGGCGATCGTCGACCTCGTCGCCCTGCTCGTGCTGGTGATCGCGGCCCTGCTCGTCCTGGACAACATCTCCCTGGAGCTCGACCAGTACACGAGCCGCATCCTGCTGATCGTCGTCGTCGTGACGGTCATGATCGTGCTGCCCACGACGATCGAGACCCTGACCCGCGGCCGCTCGCTCGGCAAGCTCGTCGCGGGTGTCCGGATCGTGCGGGACGACGGCGGCCCGATCGTCTTCCGGCAGGCGTTCGTCCGGGCCCTGACCGGCGTGGTCGAGCTGTGGCTGACGTTCGGGTCCGTCGCCGTGATCTGCTCGATCTCGCACCCGCGCGGCAAGCGCGTCGGGGACGTCCTGGCCGGCACCTACGGGTCCCGCGTCCGCGCAGCGGCCCCGGTGCGCAACCCGGCCGTCATGCCTCCCCAGCTGGCGGGGTGGGCGGCGCACGCCGACGTGGCGCGGCTGCCCGACGGTCTCGCGCTCGCGGTCCGGCAGTTCCTCGGACGCGCGAACCTGCTGCACCCCGGCTCCCGCGCGGAGCTCGGCACCCGGCTCGCCGGCGACCTCCAGCCGTACGTGAGCCCGCCACCCCCGAGCGGCACCCACCCCGAGGCGTTCCTGTCCGCCGTGCTCGCCGAGCGGGGCCGCCGCGAGACCCTCGTCGAGCTGGAGCGCGTGCGCCGCGAGCAGGCGGAGTCCGTGCTCCTGCGTCGGCTGCCGCACGGGGTTCCCGACCCCGACGTCTGA
- a CDS encoding DUF5719 family protein, whose product MTVPSTAATGAAAQPPERRGGRALRVASGLLVVGLAGGALAGAAHLGVASAVPVLADEVEVAPTPVTLQCPGPVVLPQRAERGDAAFDPSPVAPDVTLGAVTAAGSGAGGLAVLPLDGEAAVLDLEAGGGAVHLGDVAAPLVVRAQPLELSPVVAATGASVVTDGDARGLAAASCRAPGNDEWFVGGSTAVGATATLVLTNPGLTAAQVELELFGPNGPVEPTTRQHVVAPGATKVVDLGGAAADQAAVVVHVTVAGGLVAAHVQDTAVRGFTPAGTDLVVPGVAPSTRQVVTGLVAPESEVGSADAPALRLLAPGDAATTARVTLLGADGPVDLPGAQRVPLVAGEVTDVPLGGLPAGVYTVVVDADAPVVAGAVVSRTGAPGALDDEPRVERAWSPSTTPGGHGTVAIPRGVQAHVVIGAVGRSADDTDEGAATLRVLGGDGEVLSEHRVRVDAGTTGAWDVAELGEGAVAVELEPGDGVPLAWAVALTVQQDDGPLVATLAPVPVVDVRAALAVRQDARLARG is encoded by the coding sequence ATGACCGTTCCGTCGACGGCCGCGACCGGCGCGGCCGCGCAGCCGCCCGAGCGACGCGGGGGGCGTGCACTGCGCGTCGCGTCGGGTCTGCTCGTCGTGGGTCTGGCGGGCGGTGCGCTCGCCGGCGCTGCCCACCTCGGCGTCGCGTCCGCCGTACCCGTGCTCGCCGACGAGGTCGAGGTCGCGCCGACGCCCGTGACGCTGCAGTGCCCCGGCCCTGTCGTGCTGCCGCAGCGGGCCGAGCGCGGCGACGCCGCGTTCGACCCGTCACCGGTGGCGCCGGACGTCACCCTCGGTGCCGTGACGGCCGCCGGGTCCGGCGCGGGCGGGCTCGCGGTCCTGCCGCTGGACGGTGAGGCAGCCGTGCTCGACCTGGAGGCCGGAGGTGGTGCGGTGCACCTCGGCGACGTCGCCGCGCCCCTGGTGGTCCGCGCGCAGCCGCTGGAGCTCTCGCCGGTCGTCGCGGCGACAGGTGCCTCGGTCGTGACCGACGGTGACGCCCGGGGGCTGGCGGCGGCGTCATGCCGGGCGCCGGGCAACGACGAGTGGTTCGTCGGCGGCTCGACCGCGGTCGGCGCGACCGCGACGCTCGTGCTCACCAACCCGGGCCTCACGGCCGCGCAGGTCGAGCTCGAGCTCTTCGGCCCCAACGGCCCGGTGGAGCCCACCACCCGGCAGCACGTCGTCGCGCCCGGTGCCACCAAGGTGGTGGACCTCGGGGGTGCTGCCGCAGACCAGGCGGCCGTGGTCGTCCACGTGACCGTCGCGGGTGGTCTGGTGGCCGCGCACGTGCAGGACACCGCGGTGCGCGGGTTCACCCCCGCCGGCACCGACCTGGTCGTCCCCGGCGTCGCGCCCTCGACCCGTCAGGTGGTCACCGGCCTCGTGGCGCCGGAGTCCGAGGTCGGCTCCGCCGACGCGCCCGCGCTCCGGCTGCTCGCCCCCGGCGACGCGGCCACGACGGCACGGGTGACGCTCCTGGGAGCCGACGGCCCGGTGGACCTGCCCGGCGCGCAGCGCGTGCCGCTGGTGGCGGGCGAGGTGACCGACGTGCCCCTCGGTGGGCTGCCGGCCGGGGTCTACACCGTCGTCGTGGACGCCGACGCCCCGGTCGTCGCGGGTGCGGTCGTGTCGAGGACCGGCGCGCCCGGTGCGCTGGACGACGAGCCGCGTGTCGAGCGCGCGTGGTCGCCCAGCACGACGCCGGGTGGTCACGGCACCGTCGCCATCCCGCGTGGCGTGCAGGCGCACGTCGTGATCGGCGCCGTCGGGCGGTCCGCCGACGACACCGATGAGGGCGCCGCGACGCTGCGGGTGCTCGGTGGCGACGGCGAGGTGCTGTCCGAGCACCGCGTGCGCGTCGACGCCGGGACGACGGGGGCCTGGGACGTGGCCGAGCTCGGCGAGGGCGCGGTGGCCGTGGAGCTAGAGCCGGGAGACGGTGTGCCCCTCGCGTGGGCCGTGGCGCTGACGGTCCAGCAGGACGACGGCCCGCTGGTCGCGACCCTGGCCCCGGTGCCCGTCGTGGACGTCAGGGCCGCGCTCGCGGTCCGACAGGACGCGCGGCTGGCGCGCGGCTGA
- a CDS encoding stage II sporulation protein M, with product MDLDAYTRARTPTWQRLDALSRRRRLTGAEADELVALYQATATDLSAVRSAAPDPETVSRLSQVLVRARSRLSGTHAPSWSDVTSFVLLRLPAALYRIRWWTVAVMAAFLAVGVATGVLVASSPEALALMGTPSEQREYVDHAFAEYYAPGAGFAAMVWTNNAWIAALCVGTGITGIAPAYVLFSNAVSVGSAGGLMAHHGRLDVFLQLIAPHGLLELTAVFVAGAAGLRLFWTLVDPGPRTRGRALAQEGRALFTVALGLVGVLAVSGLVEGFVTGSSLPWPVKVAVGAVVLAAFWAYVLVLGRRAVAAGHTGDLDADRAGYGVATAG from the coding sequence GTGGACCTCGATGCGTACACCCGCGCGCGCACGCCGACCTGGCAGCGCCTCGACGCGCTCTCGCGCCGCCGCCGCCTGACCGGCGCCGAGGCCGACGAGCTCGTCGCGCTGTACCAGGCGACGGCGACCGACCTGTCGGCGGTGCGCTCGGCCGCCCCGGACCCCGAGACGGTCTCGCGTCTGTCCCAGGTGCTGGTGCGTGCCCGCAGCAGGCTGTCCGGCACGCACGCACCGTCCTGGTCGGACGTGACGTCGTTCGTGCTCCTGCGGCTGCCTGCCGCGCTCTACCGGATCCGCTGGTGGACGGTCGCCGTGATGGCGGCGTTCCTCGCCGTCGGTGTGGCGACGGGCGTGCTCGTGGCGAGCTCCCCGGAGGCGCTGGCGCTCATGGGGACGCCGAGCGAGCAGCGGGAGTACGTCGACCACGCGTTCGCGGAATACTACGCGCCCGGCGCGGGCTTCGCCGCGATGGTGTGGACCAACAACGCCTGGATCGCGGCCCTGTGCGTGGGCACCGGCATCACGGGGATCGCGCCGGCCTACGTCCTGTTCAGCAACGCCGTGAGCGTGGGGTCGGCAGGCGGGCTCATGGCGCACCACGGGCGCCTGGACGTGTTCCTGCAGCTCATCGCCCCCCACGGGCTCCTCGAGCTCACCGCCGTCTTCGTGGCGGGAGCCGCCGGGCTGCGCCTGTTCTGGACGCTGGTCGACCCCGGACCGCGGACCCGCGGGCGAGCGCTCGCCCAGGAGGGGCGCGCGCTGTTCACGGTGGCGCTCGGTCTCGTGGGTGTGCTCGCCGTGTCCGGGCTCGTCGAGGGGTTCGTGACCGGCTCGTCGCTGCCGTGGCCCGTCAAGGTGGCTGTCGGTGCCGTCGTGCTGGCTGCGTTCTGGGCGTACGTGCTGGTCCTGGGTCGCCGCGCCGTCGCGGCCGGCCACACGGGTGACCTCGACGCCGACCGTGCCGGGTACGGCGTCGCGACCGCCGGCTGA
- a CDS encoding DUF3499 domain-containing protein — protein MRSVRQCSRTACPHAAVATLTYVYADSTAVLGPLAQLAEPHSYDLCVEHADRLTAPRGWEVVRLLPDVQAAAPSHDDLVALAEAVREAGRRRAPDPTPTLEPVAAPALDTARRRGHLRVVPGSAQGEQS, from the coding sequence GTGAGATCCGTCCGGCAGTGCTCGCGCACCGCGTGCCCGCATGCCGCGGTCGCGACGCTGACCTACGTCTACGCCGACTCGACCGCCGTGCTGGGGCCGCTCGCCCAGCTCGCCGAGCCGCACTCCTACGACCTGTGCGTCGAGCACGCCGACCGGCTGACCGCCCCGCGCGGCTGGGAGGTCGTGCGGCTGCTCCCCGACGTCCAGGCGGCGGCGCCGAGCCACGACGACCTGGTCGCCCTCGCCGAGGCGGTGCGGGAGGCGGGACGTCGGCGCGCCCCCGACCCGACCCCGACGCTGGAGCCGGTGGCTGCCCCCGCCCTCGACACGGCGCGCCGTCGTGGCCACCTGAGGGTCGTGCCCGGGTCGGCGCAGGGGGAGCAGTCGTGA